In a single window of the Salmo trutta chromosome 23, fSalTru1.1, whole genome shotgun sequence genome:
- the npffr1l3 gene encoding neuropeptide FF receptor 1 like 3 has product MEDTWELQLTTTLSMTSDLLLSTNLTNVTSCTNTNSSCTVSSVKLSPYYQHSLAIAASYTLAYLFIFLLCMVGNGLVCLIVVRNRHMRTVTNLFIFNLAISDLLVGIFCIPTTLVDNLITGWPFSNAVCKLSGLVQGISVGASVFTLVAIAVDRFRCIVYPFKPKLTLLVAKATIGLVWALALVIMLPSAVMLMVEQEEGHFMVSSDNQTYPLYYCYETWPDPEMRKVYTMVLFTHIYLMPLALIMIMYGCIGAKLYSTAVLSSRGHPDVKSPISQRKVKVVKMLIVVALLFMLSWLPLWTLMLLTDYARPEGDQLDLLTGYIFPFSHWLAFSNSSINPIIYGYFNENFKKGFQAACHPRSCCSVVPQEQVVSKAQRGHNARAPRNTALSANLLTTLGVRNRIYTDSDLMGCVCLEMEQRKEEGSAEAPGQREVTVTVECQ; this is encoded by the exons ATGGAGGACACATGGGAACTTCAACTGACCACTACTCTttccatgacctctgacctcttacTATCCACAAACCTCACCAACGTCACCAGCTGCACCAACACCAACTCCAGCTGCACCGTCTCTAGCGTCAAGCTCTCGCCTTACTACCAACACTCCCTGGCAATAGCAGCCAGCTACACCCTGGCCTACCTGTTCATCTTCCTGCTGTGCATGGTGGGTAATGGCCTGGTGTGCCTCATTGTTGTGAGGAACCGTCACATGCGGACGGTCACCAACCTCTTCATCTTCAATCTGGCTATCAGTGACCTGCTGGTGGGCATCTTCTGCATCCCCACCACGCTGGTGGACAACCTCATCACAG GTTGGCCCTTTAGCAATGCAGTGTGTAAGCTAAGTGGTCTGGTACAGGGGATATCAGTGGGTGCATCAGTATTCACCTTGGTTGCCATCGCTGTGGACAG ATTCCGCTGTATTGTTTACCCCTTTAAGCCCAAGCTAACCCTTCTTGTTGCTAAGGCAACTATAGGGCTGGTATGGGCTCTTGCGTTGGTTATCATGCTTCCGTCGGCTGTGATGCTGATGGTGGAGCAAGAGGAGGGTCACTTCATGGTATCCAGTGACAACCAGACCTACCCTCTCTACTACTGCTATGAGACCTGGCCTGACCCGGAGATGAGGAAGGTTTACACCATGGTCCTGTTCACACACATCTACCTGATGCCCCTGGCTCTCATCATGATAATGTATGGCTGCATTGGGGCCAAGCTCTACTCTACAGCTGTTCTGTCCAGTAGGGGGCACCCAGACGTCAAGTCCCCTATCTCCCAGAGGAAAGTCAAGGTGGTTAAGATGCTCATCGTGGTGGCCCTCCTTTTCATGCTGTCCTGGCTGCCTCTCTGGACCCTGATGCTCCTCACAGACTACGCCAGACCTGAAGGGGACCAGCTGGACCTTCTGACAGGTTACATCTTCCCTTTCTCCCACTGGCTGGCCTTCTCCAACTCCAGCATCAACCCCATCATCTATGGCTACTTCAATGAGAACTTTAAGAAGGGCTTCCAGGCTGCCTGTCACCCTAGATCATGTTGCAGCGTGGTCCCCCAGGAGCAGGTGGTGAGCAAGGCTCAGCGGGGGCACAATGCCAGAGCCCCCCGGAACACAGCCCTCAGTGCCAACCTTCTCACCACCCTGGGGGTAAGGAACCGCATCTACACCGACAGCGACCTGATGGGCTGCGTGTGTCTGGAGATGGagcagaggaaggaggaaggctCTGCAGAGGCTCCTGGGCAGAGGGAAGTAACAGTAACGGTAGAGTGTCAATAA
- the bmp10l gene encoding bone morphogenetic protein 10, translated as MVAPVFSILGYIYSLSLLPLLLPGWSQGSPIMSPEEPRRGPGARGLVDTSMLEQDQDVELDMQDSLGQFLSTLNLTELEARARPRATRKEPPEYMLELYNRFANNHTAVPSANIVRSFKNEDSSPYSVTVRGMRRHPLLFNISIPHHEHIFTAELRLYTLVQKDRRHYAGLDRKVTVYKIHEGGHWRKEEGRDRRRNEQETDEIEEMEELATRHVYGKDDVWVTFDLTNQVNLWRKAESSTHRLEVHIASLRCKGGKTRQEVRKEDGKKELVDVDVDMGSDEKHKPVVIVFSDNQSRDHREEDKGELNRMMEHENDVPADLELSPNGNRGDQAGSDARNTDGVELDEEYLMQLHSNLYHDTPPRIRRNVKGDPCKKIPLYVEFKDIGWDTWVIQPMGYEAYECNGVCSYPMTSEVSPTKHAIVQTRLSSKIPQKVSPACCVPTKLEPISLLYEDGGVVTYMHKYEGMVVAECGCR; from the exons ATGGTCGCTCCAGTGTTCTCCATACTGGGATACATCTACTCTCTTAGCCTCCTGCCCCTGCTACTGCCTGGTTGGAGCCAGGGCAGTCCCATCATGTCCCCTGAGGAGCCTCGACGGGGCCCTGGGGCCAGGGGTCTGGTGGATACCTCCATGTTGGAGCAGGATCAGGATGTAGAGCTGGACATGCAGGACTCTCTGGGTCAGTTTCTGTCTACGTTGAACCTCACAGAGCTGGAGGCCCGGGCAAGGCCCCGTGCCACCCGTAAAGAGCCACCAGAATACATGCTGGAACTGTACAACCGCTTTGCCAACAATCACACAGCGGTGCCCTCTGCCAACATAGTGCGTAGTTTCAAGAATGAAG ATTCCTCCCCCTACAGTGTGACAGTCAGGGGCATGAGGAGACACCCCCTGCTGTTCAACATCTCCATCCCCCACCACGAGCACATCTTCACCGCCGAGCTCCGCCTTTACACCCTGGTCCAGAAGGACCGCAGACACTACGCCGGCCTTGACCGCAAGGTGACCGTCTACAAGATACACGAGGGGGGGCACTGGAGGAAAGAAGAGGGGAGGGACAGAAGAAGGAATGAGCAGGAGACAGACGAAATTGAGGAAATGGAGGAGCTGGCAACCCGGCACGTTTATGGTAAAGACGATGTCTGGGTTACCTTCGACCTGACCAATCAGGTCAACCTTTGGCGGAAGGCAGAGAGCTCCACCCACCGACTGGAGGTCCACATTGCAAGTCTGAGGTGCAAAGGTGGGAAGACCCGCCAGGAAGTCAGAAAAGAGGATGGAAAGAAAGAGTTGGTCGATGTGGATGTTGACATGGGCTCGGATGAGAAACACAAGCCAGTGGTGATTGTGTTCTCAGATAATCAAAGCAGAGACCATCGTGAGGAGGACAAGGGGGAGCTCAACCGGATGATGGAACACGAGAACGACGTGCCGGCTGACCTGGAGCTGAGTCCAAACGGGAACCGGGGGGACCAGGCTGGGAGCGATGCTAGGAACACTGATGGAGTGGAGCTGGATGAGGAGTATCTCATGCAACTGCACTCCAACCTCTATCACGACACTCCTCCCCGAATCCGCCGCAACGTCAAGGGTGACCCCTGTAAGAAGATCCCTCTCTATGTGGAGTTTAAGGACATTGGCTGGGATACCTGGGTCATACAGCCCATGGGCTATGAAGCCTACGAGTGCAATGGTGTATGCAGCTACCCTATGACCTCTGAGGTCTCGCCTACCAAGCATGCCATTGTCCAGACTCGGCTGAGCAGTAAGATTCCACAGAAGGTGTCACCAGCCTGCTGTGTTCCCACCAAGCTAGAGCCCATCTCACTCCTTTACGAGGATGGAGGAGTGGTCACCTACATGCACAAGTATGagggcatggtggtggcagagtGCGGCTGTAGATAG